A window of Aliarcobacter trophiarum LMG 25534 contains these coding sequences:
- a CDS encoding sulfite exporter TauE/SafE family protein has translation METFSLISIISIALLGSFGHCIGMCGGIVVAYSSTKIKSEYSKTIQSVAHLLYSFGRVTTYTILGAIFGFVGGVVTFSNTTSGVFLLITGFLMIMVGFSLLGKIKFLTILEHSCSKSPLYQKTFKNLLTSNSLFSFYLLGMLNGLLPCGFVYAFAITAASTGSAFWGAVVMFIFGLSTIPALFFLGFFVGLFKQSNLRDIFIKIASILVIILGIYIAYKGYEYIIDPTKSILNCHI, from the coding sequence ATGGAGACTTTTAGCCTTATTTCGATTATTTCTATAGCTCTTTTAGGCTCTTTTGGACACTGTATTGGAATGTGTGGTGGCATAGTTGTGGCATACTCTAGTACAAAAATCAAGAGTGAATACTCAAAAACTATCCAAAGTGTTGCACATCTTTTATACTCATTTGGTAGAGTTACAACTTATACAATCTTAGGAGCTATTTTTGGTTTTGTTGGTGGAGTTGTAACCTTTTCAAATACTACGAGTGGAGTTTTTTTATTAATAACTGGTTTTTTAATGATAATGGTAGGGTTTTCACTTTTAGGAAAAATAAAATTTTTAACTATTTTAGAGCATAGCTGTTCAAAATCACCACTTTATCAAAAAACATTCAAAAACCTTCTAACATCAAATTCTTTGTTTAGTTTTTATCTTTTAGGTATGTTAAATGGGCTTTTGCCTTGTGGATTTGTTTATGCTTTTGCAATTACAGCTGCTAGCACAGGAAGTGCTTTTTGGGGTGCAGTTGTTATGTTTATATTTGGGCTTAGTACAATTCCTGCACTATTTTTCTTAGGCTTTTTTGTGGGACTTTTCAAACAATCAAATTTAAGAGATATTTTTATAAAAATAGCCTCTATTTTAGTAATTATTTTAGGAATATATATAGCTTATAAAGGTTATGAATATATTATTGACCCAACAAAATCTATATTAAATTGTCATATATAA
- a CDS encoding TonB-dependent receptor plug domain-containing protein: protein MINKTKISLVASFLLATNLYSQQTSLDEITISSATKSEQKLRDVTSNVDLITAEDIETRKFKTVVEALNSLSGINISSNGGMGTLTQVYLRGMNTGNTLVLIDGIRYNNPYDGSVDFAHLIINEIERIEVIKGAQSSIWGADASAGVINIITKSSKNGTHGSASVEYGRYDSKISKATISHKNKNFDAKLSATRVDTDGFSAISPKSNEAKDYEDDGYKNTTVDLKLGYNFDDNNRVSLAYETIDAKTNFDDMIYSSDFPWGIDQTASANSYAKTKTRNSIASLNYENKNSFATTNIYTNYSRFKNETKTEVGFNDSKNKTDIKEYGIKSTIPYLNETSSVTVGAEYKGFEDKEDINRKYNSKAIYITNTNKFFDDKTIFTQALRYDRYSDFDNKTTGKIGIKQYIIDELNFSSNYGTGYNTPSFIQLYKTAWGGNPDLNPEKTRSYDIGVEYKGFSITYFNTKVNNLIQWSAGKNENIKGDSRFKGTEISYKNSIIDDVFLNLSYTNLSAKNANGDKLQNRPTNKFNFGVDYYGLKDFHFNINGEYIGTRQSVNFDYNKPNVETGNYTIWNAVVDYEINKNFSTYLKLDNIFNKDYQIVDGYATSQRAAYVGLKASF from the coding sequence ATGATAAATAAAACAAAAATAAGCTTAGTTGCAAGCTTTTTATTAGCAACAAATCTTTATTCACAACAAACTTCTTTAGATGAAATTACAATTTCAAGTGCTACAAAATCAGAACAAAAATTAAGAGATGTTACATCAAATGTTGATTTAATCACAGCTGAAGATATAGAAACTAGAAAGTTTAAAACAGTAGTTGAAGCTTTAAACTCTTTATCAGGAATTAATATTTCAAGTAATGGTGGTATGGGAACTTTAACACAAGTTTATCTAAGAGGTATGAATACGGGTAATACATTGGTTTTGATAGATGGAATAAGATATAACAATCCTTATGATGGTTCAGTAGATTTTGCACATTTAATTATAAATGAGATTGAAAGAATTGAAGTTATAAAAGGCGCTCAAAGTAGTATTTGGGGGGCAGATGCTAGTGCTGGAGTTATAAATATTATTACAAAAAGTTCTAAAAATGGAACTCATGGAAGTGCAAGTGTTGAATATGGAAGATATGATTCAAAAATATCAAAGGCTACAATATCTCATAAAAATAAAAATTTTGATGCTAAATTAAGTGCAACTAGAGTTGATACAGATGGATTTTCAGCTATTTCACCTAAAAGCAATGAAGCAAAAGATTATGAAGATGATGGATATAAAAATACAACTGTTGATTTAAAATTAGGATATAACTTTGATGATAATAATAGAGTATCTTTAGCTTATGAAACTATAGATGCAAAAACTAATTTTGATGATATGATTTATTCTTCAGACTTTCCTTGGGGAATTGATCAAACTGCTTCTGCAAACTCGTATGCAAAAACTAAAACTAGAAATAGTATAGCTAGTTTAAATTATGAAAATAAAAATAGTTTTGCAACTACAAATATTTATACGAATTATTCAAGATTTAAGAATGAAACTAAAACGGAAGTTGGATTTAATGATTCAAAGAATAAAACAGATATTAAAGAGTATGGCATAAAATCAACTATTCCGTATCTAAATGAAACTTCATCTGTTACAGTTGGAGCAGAGTATAAAGGTTTTGAAGATAAAGAAGATATAAATAGAAAATATAATAGCAAAGCTATTTATATTACAAATACAAACAAATTTTTTGATGATAAAACTATATTCACTCAAGCTTTAAGATATGATAGATATAGTGATTTTGATAATAAAACAACAGGAAAAATAGGAATTAAACAATATATTATAGATGAACTAAATTTTAGTTCAAACTATGGTACAGGATATAATACTCCTTCTTTTATACAATTATATAAAACAGCTTGGGGTGGAAATCCAGATTTAAATCCAGAAAAAACAAGATCTTACGACATAGGAGTTGAGTATAAAGGTTTTTCTATAACTTACTTTAATACAAAAGTTAATAATTTAATTCAGTGGTCTGCTGGTAAAAATGAAAATATTAAAGGAGATAGTAGATTTAAGGGAACTGAAATTTCTTATAAAAACTCTATTATAGATGATGTTTTTCTAAATTTAAGCTATACAAATCTTAGTGCAAAAAATGCTAATGGAGATAAACTTCAAAATAGACCTACAAATAAGTTTAATTTTGGAGTTGATTATTATGGTTTAAAAGATTTTCATTTTAATATAAATGGTGAATATATTGGAACTAGACAAAGTGTTAATTTTGATTATAACAAACCAAATGTTGAAACTGGAAATTATACAATCTGGAATGCAGTAGTTGATTATGAGATAAATAAAAACTTCTCTACTTACTTGAAGCTTGATAATATTTTTAACAAAGATTATCAAATAGTTGATGGCTATGCAACAAGCCAAAGAGCTGCATATGTTGGATTAAAGGCTAGTTTCTAA
- a CDS encoding HAD family hydrolase, with the protein MKMIIFDMDGTLLDSGLAIANTVNYVRENLGLESLEKAYILENINDININSAEFFYNSSTFTPKITSLFEDFYSKNCLVDLSLYDGVKELLDDLKGDFKFSIATNANSNYAKKMLNHLEISKYFSSILGYNDVEKPKPNPDMVNRILDIHNIKKENAKVVGDSIKDTKAAFNAGVDGVLVNWGFSNYKNNALNSFDELRESINLKFNL; encoded by the coding sequence ATGAAGATGATTATTTTTGATATGGATGGAACACTTTTAGATAGTGGCCTAGCAATAGCAAATACTGTAAATTATGTAAGAGAAAATTTAGGTTTAGAGAGCTTGGAAAAAGCTTATATTTTGGAAAATATAAATGATATAAATATAAACAGTGCAGAGTTTTTCTATAACTCTTCAACATTTACTCCAAAAATCACTTCACTTTTTGAAGATTTTTATAGTAAAAACTGCTTAGTGGATCTATCTTTATATGATGGAGTAAAAGAACTTTTAGATGATTTAAAAGGTGATTTTAAATTTAGTATTGCAACTAATGCAAATTCAAACTATGCAAAAAAAATGCTAAACCACCTTGAGATAAGCAAATATTTCTCTTCTATTTTAGGATATAACGATGTAGAAAAACCAAAACCAAATCCTGATATGGTAAATAGGATTTTAGATATTCACAATATTAAAAAAGAGAATGCAAAAGTTGTAGGTGACTCTATAAAAGATACAAAAGCAGCTTTTAATGCTGGAGTTGATGGTGTTTTGGTAAATTGGGGGTTTTCAAACTACAAGAATAATGCACTAAACAGTTTTGATGAGCTAAGAGAATCTATTAATTTGAAATTTAATCTATAA